Proteins from a genomic interval of Arachis hypogaea cultivar Tifrunner chromosome 10, arahy.Tifrunner.gnm2.J5K5, whole genome shotgun sequence:
- the LOC112717711 gene encoding zinc finger BED domain-containing protein RICESLEEPER 2-like, producing MQVASNEVADRDVPISESAEHSTSTLPPLPTTSSERKNRSIVWVHFKRTPDDESKAQCQHCLKVIKCGNGTSAMRSHLKICISNPGSDRGKRQKTGTSPSPEAQVGRFDAEYAREKLISMFVREELPFRFVESQGFKEYSAALQPGFNTLSRFTLARDILVLHETKKVQLQKYFSKYGGRVCLTTDNWSSCQNMAYMCLTAHFIDVDWKLQKKILNFCQVTGHTGEIMAQNVEACLNSWKLNKILSLTVDNASSNDVGVMYLQRRLNSWKSSVLNGEYLHMRCCAHILNLIVKDGLKEIDDSVAKIRDAVKYVRSSNSRLTRFKACIAQENIPYKTLVCLDVETRWNSTYLMLVAALKHQKAFELLEMQDKKFVEELNKGRGVPSFQDWDYAKSVLPFLEMFYDATLRISGSSYVTSNLYMKEVFALGRRIQQYRDDDDLSISLMASKMKAKYNKYWGNAKTINMLLLIAVVLDPCHKLDYVEWCLVNSFGVEVDGELKTKLSSCLHSLYNLYQGADEGNQDDTLSQPSASDKAKDIYDMGLYRRSTGRKSNLKSELDRYLNEDCEPDDKPLDILGWWKANSNRFSILANMARDILAIPVSTVASESAFSMGGRIIDQYRSSLTPKMIEALVCTEDWLKGDFFSSLAPENFEELEKVEQDLILSEDITCSVGPDFEAQLIAVAMSILDGDIGINNYSSWNVIFVNKMKVLVAVALKCVEEDKDARPTMSQVVEMLQSHDTDP from the exons ATGCAAGTTGCATCG AATGAGGTAGCCGATCGTGATGTTCCCATTTCAGAGTCTGCAGAGCATTCGACTTCTACATTACCTCCTCTCCCAACCACATCATCTGAGCGCAAAAATCGATCAATAGTTTGGGTGCACTTCAAGAGAACCCCTGATGATGAAAGTAAGGCTCAATGTCAACACTGTTTAAAAGTGATCAAGTGCGGAAATGGAACAAGTGCAATGAGATCACATTTAAAGATTTGCATAAGCAATCCCGGTTCAGATAGAGGCAAACGACAGAAAACAGGCACATCGCCTAGCCCAGAAGCACAAGTGGGTAGGTTTGATGCAGAATATGCTCGAGAAAAATTGATATCAATGTTTGTTCGCGAGGAGCTTCCTTTTCGATTTGTAGAAAGTCAAGGTTTTAAAGAATATTCAGCGGCCTTGCAACCAGGATTCAATACTCTTTCACGTTTTACATTGGCACGTGACATCTTGGTGCTCCATGAAACAAAGAAGGTTCAACTTCAAAAATACTTTTCCAAATACGGAGGAAGAGTTTGTCTTACAACTGATAACTGGAGTTCATGTCAGAATATGGCGTATATGTGTTTGACTGCTCATTTCATCGATGTGGACTGGAAGttgcaaaaaaaaatactaaatttttgccAAGTCACCGGCCACACGGGAGAGATTATGGCTCAAAATGTTGAAGCTTGCTTGAATAGCTGGAAGTTGAACaagattttgagtttgacagttGATAATGCATCGTCTAACGATGTAGGAGTTATGTATTTACAAAGAAGACTAAATTCTTGGAAGAGTTCAGTTTTGAATGGAGAGTATCTCCATATGCGGTGTTGTGCGCATATTTTAAACCTGATTGTGAAGGATGgattgaaggagattgatgatTCAGTCGCCAAAATTCGAGATGCTGTGAAGTATGTCAGATCTTCAAATTCAAGATTAACTAGGTTTAAGGCATGTATTGCACAAGAGAATATTCCATATAAGACTCTTGTTTGCCTAGATGTTGAAACGCGATGGAACTCTACATACTTAATGTTAGTAGCAGCCTTAAAGCATCAGAAGGCATTTGAGCTATTAGAGATGCAAGACAAAAAATTTGTTGAAGAATTAAACAAGGGAAGAGGGGTACCTTCATTTCAAGATTGGGATTATGCTAAGTCCGTCTTaccatttttagagatgttttacgATGCTACACTTCGCATCTCTGGATCCTCTTATGTCACTAGTAACTTATACATGAAAGAAGTGTTTGCTCTTGGAAGGAGGATTCAACAATATcgtgatgatgatgatttgagCATAAGTCTTATGGCAAGTAAGATGAAAGCAAAATACAACAAGTATTGgggaaatgcaaaaactattaacaTGTTGTTGTTAATTGCCGTAGTTCTAGATCCCTGCCATAAGTTGGATTATGTTGAGTGGTGCCTAGTTAATTCTTTTGGTGTGGAAGTGGACGGTGAATTGAAGACAAAGTTGTCTTCTTGTCTTCATTcactttataatttatatcaaggtGCAGATGAAGGAAACCAAGATGATACCCTCTCCCAACCGAGTGCAAGTGATAAAGCCAAAGACATTTATGATATGGGGTTATATCGTCGATCAACCGGTCGCAAATCCAATCTTAAATCTGAGCTTGATCGTTATTTGAATGAAGACTGTGAGCCAGATGATAAGCCTTTGGATATTCTAGGATGGTGGAAGGCTAACTCGAATCGGTTTTCCATCCTAGCAAATATGGCACGGGACATATTGGCTATACCAGTTTCAACAGTAGCTTCCGAGTCTGCTTTTAGTATGGGGGGAAGAATCATCGATCAATATCGTAGCTCATTGACTCCTAAGATGATAGAAGCCCTTGTATGTACCGAAGATTGGCTTAAAGGagattttttctcttctcttgcaCCTGAGAATTTCGAAGAGCTTGAAAAGGTCGAGCAAg aTTTGATTTTATCAGAGGACATTACTTGTTCAGTGGGTCCAG ACTTTGAGGCACAACTTATAGCAGTTGCAATGTCAATTTTGGATGGGGACATTGGTATCAACAATTATAGCAGTTGGAATGTCATTTTTGTGAATAAGATGAAGGTCTTAGTTGCAGTGGCTTTGAAATGTGTAGAGGAAGACAAAGATGCAAGACCAACTATGAGCCAAGTGGTCGAGATGCTTCAGAGCCATGACACAGATCCTTAG